In Mixta intestinalis, the following are encoded in one genomic region:
- a CDS encoding four-helix bundle copper-binding protein codes for MIDYIESSIKHCYRCAIACERCISAAQLSSEQEAMYDCLRLAAQCAALCRLTAQLVIDDRKAAVALYPICAAACRACALECDKHAQLSCSYCAQICRQSATVFDAAIL; via the coding sequence ATGATTGATTATATTGAAAGCAGTATCAAGCATTGCTACCGGTGCGCAATCGCCTGTGAGCGTTGTATCAGTGCCGCACAGCTATCGTCTGAACAGGAAGCCATGTATGACTGCCTGCGTCTGGCAGCGCAGTGCGCGGCGCTCTGTCGCCTGACGGCCCAGCTGGTTATCGATGACCGTAAAGCCGCTGTAGCGCTCTATCCGATCTGCGCCGCCGCCTGTCGCGCCTGTGCGCTGGAGTGCGATAAACATGCGCAGCTATCCTGCTCCTACTGCGCGCAAATCTGCCGCCAAAGCGCCACGGTCTTTGATGCGGCTATCCTCTAA
- a CDS encoding DUF4186 domain-containing protein — translation MTELDRLFQRLSASPFRRRFRLGAKERRYCTEKGPETIERHAADFVAQRLADAEPRNDGKQTPMRGHPVFIAQHATATCCRGCLEKWHHIAAHQPLSAGQQRYIVKVIYAWLVREMNR, via the coding sequence ATGACTGAACTCGATCGATTATTCCAGCGGCTGAGCGCCTCCCCTTTCCGCCGCCGTTTCCGGCTCGGCGCGAAGGAGCGCCGCTACTGTACGGAGAAAGGCCCGGAGACAATCGAGCGCCACGCCGCCGACTTTGTCGCACAGCGTCTGGCCGATGCCGAGCCGCGTAACGATGGCAAACAAACGCCGATGCGCGGACATCCGGTATTTATTGCGCAACATGCCACCGCAACCTGCTGCCGGGGATGCCTGGAAAAATGGCATCATATCGCCGCGCATCAGCCATTAAGCGCCGGGCAGCAGCGCTATATCGTTAAGGTGATTTATGCCTGGCTGGTGAGAGAGATGAACCGCTAA
- a CDS encoding SRPBCC family protein, translated as MSKKAQPTGAHKAHEVMLRRWITVGQPADRLYALWRDPATLPQVMRHFAEISVINDTEAEWHVEGPLKKSYRWRSRITDQQPGVVIAWESLEGADVPNEGMLQFRPAPGEWGTELTLTLRFNPPGGALGKKVTAFLDLFPKEQLSKALHRFKSLAETGEIPGLDGQPAGRHDSRKDEEA; from the coding sequence GTGAGTAAGAAAGCTCAACCGACTGGCGCCCATAAGGCGCATGAAGTGATGCTACGCCGCTGGATTACCGTTGGCCAGCCTGCCGATCGGCTCTATGCATTATGGCGCGATCCCGCTACGCTGCCGCAAGTTATGCGTCACTTCGCGGAAATTAGCGTCATAAACGATACAGAAGCCGAATGGCATGTTGAGGGACCGCTGAAAAAAAGCTATCGCTGGCGCAGCCGTATAACCGATCAGCAGCCCGGCGTGGTTATCGCCTGGGAATCGCTGGAAGGTGCCGATGTGCCCAACGAAGGGATGTTGCAGTTTCGCCCGGCCCCAGGCGAATGGGGAACCGAGCTCACGCTTACGCTGCGCTTTAACCCGCCCGGCGGCGCGCTGGGGAAAAAGGTCACCGCCTTTCTCGATCTTTTCCCGAAAGAGCAGCTCAGTAAGGCGCTGCATCGTTTTAAAAGCCTGGCCGAAACTGGCGAAATTCCTGGCCTCGACGGGCAGCCCGCTGGCCGACATGACAGCCGAAAAGATGAGGAGGCATAA
- the emtA gene encoding membrane-bound lytic murein transglycosylase EmtA, which yields MLMLSALLLAGCASENARHTISHQQQTPLTKAPPRQVAQTWSMFTEDAASHYGVDERLINAIISVESGGNPGVVSRSNAVGLMQIKASTAGREVYRAQGRRGQPTAAELRDPAKNIDIGTAYIRLLQKRALSGIRDPETLRYATIVAYANGAGALLRTFSRDRDRAIAMINEMTPDEFRRHVQTKHPAAQAPRYLWKVNTVYRTI from the coding sequence ATGCTGATGCTTTCTGCACTGTTACTGGCTGGCTGCGCCAGCGAAAACGCCAGACACACGATTTCTCATCAGCAACAAACGCCGCTAACCAAAGCGCCACCCCGTCAGGTAGCACAGACATGGTCAATGTTTACCGAAGATGCCGCCAGCCATTATGGCGTGGATGAGCGTCTGATCAACGCTATTATCAGCGTCGAATCGGGCGGTAATCCCGGCGTGGTCAGCCGCTCTAACGCGGTTGGGCTGATGCAGATTAAAGCTTCTACCGCCGGACGGGAAGTTTACCGGGCACAGGGCCGCCGTGGTCAGCCAACCGCCGCTGAGCTGCGCGATCCGGCAAAAAATATCGATATCGGCACCGCCTATATTCGTCTGTTACAGAAGCGGGCGCTCTCCGGCATTCGCGATCCTGAAACGCTGCGTTACGCGACTATCGTCGCCTATGCCAACGGTGCCGGGGCGCTGCTGCGCACTTTTTCCCGCGATCGGGACCGCGCTATTGCGATGATTAATGAGATGACGCCGGATGAATTCCGGCGCCATGTGCAGACCAAACATCCGGCTGCCCAGGCGCCGCGCTATTTGTGGAAGGTGAATACCGTTTATCGCACCATCTGA
- a CDS encoding DUF2767 family protein produces MKRDALSEEYYDEVCRVIGDAVIVLAESGFDTERNTLASLLWQTRLRRHDSDRDEQKVLEHAIRLIKV; encoded by the coding sequence ATGAAACGAGATGCACTGAGCGAAGAGTATTATGATGAGGTTTGTCGGGTGATTGGCGATGCGGTGATCGTACTGGCGGAAAGCGGGTTTGATACCGAACGCAACACGCTGGCCAGCCTGCTGTGGCAAACGCGCCTGCGCCGTCATGACAGCGATCGTGACGAGCAAAAGGTGCTGGAGCACGCCATCAGGCTGATTAAGGTCTGA
- the ldcA gene encoding muramoyltetrapeptide carboxypeptidase translates to MNPQPPRTIHLIAPSGYCHNQPAAALGVQRLQQAGHQVNNQHAISRRFQRFAGSDAERLQDINALARLSPLPDIILAVRGGYGVTRLLEQVDYNGLKQALTAQPVALCGHSDLTALQLALLAKSGLITFSGPMLSGNFGAPVLSDFTSDHFWQAITTPAFSLTWQSGVSALPRLEGTLWGGNLAMIMTLVGTPWLPEVTDGILVIEDVNEHPFRVERMLLQLHQCGVLARQRAIIVGSFSGFNPTEYDNGFSFATVWQRIREVTGLPVIDGLDFGHEQKTVTLPLGARGALCVAEGQATLDISGHPVLRQAAAQITG, encoded by the coding sequence ATGAACCCGCAGCCCCCCCGCACTATCCATCTGATTGCCCCTTCAGGCTACTGCCACAACCAGCCCGCCGCCGCGCTGGGCGTACAGCGATTGCAGCAGGCGGGTCATCAGGTGAACAACCAGCACGCCATCAGCCGTCGCTTTCAGCGCTTTGCCGGTAGCGATGCCGAGCGTTTACAGGATATCAATGCGCTCGCCAGGCTCAGCCCTTTGCCGGACATTATTCTGGCGGTGCGCGGCGGTTACGGCGTCACACGGCTGCTGGAACAGGTTGATTACAATGGCCTTAAGCAGGCGCTGACCGCGCAGCCGGTCGCCCTGTGTGGACACAGCGATCTGACCGCGCTACAGCTGGCGCTGCTGGCAAAGAGCGGCCTGATTACCTTTAGCGGGCCGATGCTGAGCGGCAATTTCGGGGCACCGGTGCTTTCCGACTTCACCTCAGATCATTTCTGGCAGGCAATAACCACGCCCGCCTTTAGCCTGACATGGCAAAGCGGCGTATCTGCCCTGCCGCGGCTGGAAGGCACACTGTGGGGCGGAAATCTGGCGATGATCATGACGCTGGTTGGGACGCCATGGCTGCCGGAGGTGACCGACGGCATACTGGTTATCGAAGATGTTAATGAGCATCCCTTCCGCGTCGAACGGATGCTGTTGCAACTGCACCAGTGCGGCGTGCTGGCGCGGCAGCGGGCGATTATCGTCGGTAGCTTCAGCGGTTTTAACCCGACGGAGTATGATAACGGTTTCAGTTTTGCTACCGTCTGGCAGCGTATTCGTGAGGTGACTGGTCTGCCGGTCATTGACGGCCTGGATTTCGGACACGAACAGAAAACAGTTACCCTACCGCTTGGCGCACGCGGCGCATTATGCGTGGCTGAGGGACAGGCGACTTTGGATATCAGCGGCCATCCGGTTTTACGCCAGGCCGCAGCGCAGATCACAGGTTGA